One part of the Balneolaceae bacterium genome encodes these proteins:
- a CDS encoding four helix bundle protein, protein MNRKILEERLINFAVITAEIINKMPNNKFANHLAGQLVRSCTSPALNYGETQGAESTKDFVHKMSVVLKELRESLNCLKIIKRSNSYHSDSSIHKVIAECDELVSIFYKSVETASNRKSQKIKNLYIAKSKIIKSNVGNLKKGSGLI, encoded by the coding sequence ATGAACCGGAAAATACTTGAAGAACGACTCATAAATTTTGCAGTTATAACAGCTGAAATCATTAACAAAATGCCGAATAATAAATTCGCAAATCATCTTGCGGGACAGTTGGTCAGATCCTGTACTTCACCAGCCTTAAACTACGGGGAAACTCAGGGAGCTGAATCTACGAAAGATTTTGTCCACAAGATGAGTGTGGTTCTCAAAGAACTCAGAGAGTCACTGAATTGCTTAAAAATAATTAAACGATCTAACTCATATCATTCTGACTCATCCATACATAAAGTGATCGCAGAATGCGATGAACTGGTATCTATCTTTTACAAAAGTGTTGAAACCGCGAGTAATCGTAAAAGCCAAAAGATCAAAAATCTTTACATCGCTAAATCAAAAATCATTAAATCAAATGTTGGGAACTTAAAGAAAGGCAGCGGATTGATTTAG